In the Onychostoma macrolepis isolate SWU-2019 chromosome 08, ASM1243209v1, whole genome shotgun sequence genome, CAGTGTTCGTGTGTTGGACGGTGGCCTTCATAGTCGGCTTGACTCCCATGCTGGGCTGGAACAATTTACACAACCTGCAACATAATAACAACGGCTCAATTGGCCCTGACCTCATCGTCACCTGCCAGTTTGAGAACGTCATCAGCATGGAGTACATGGTCTACTTCAACTTTTTCGGTTGGGTGCTTCCCCCTCTGATTTTCATGCTCATCATTTACTCTGAAATCTTTTACATGATCCACAAGCAGCTAAATAAGAAGGTGTCCAGCCACTCTGAACCAAACAAGTATTACGACAAAGAACTGAAGCTGGCGAAGTCCCTGGCACTAGTCCTTTTCTTGTTCGCTGTTAGCTGGCTTCCTCTCCACATTATGAACTGCATCACACTCTTCTGTCCGAAGTGTGAGAAGCCCATGTTCCTCATTTATATTGCCATTCTGCTCACGCATGGCAATTCTGCTGTCAACCCTATCATTTATGCTTTCCGCATCAAGAAATTTCGTACTGCATTCCAACGGATCTGGAAGCAGTACTTCTGCTGCAAGGAGGCTCCTCCCCCTGAGAGCCAGCTGAGCGAGAGACTGGATCACAACCACTACATCGCTGCCGCTGCCGCCGTCGCTGCTCCCGAACCGGCTTTGGAACATAACGTCTGACTGACATCCCAGGATTCTCTAACGAGGTTGAATGACTTCTGCTGGCTGGACGTCCAAAGCTGTCATGTCTTGGTTTGTCTCTTTTGAATGTAAATCAGAGCTCACCACAGACTCTTCTGGCTGAAATGTCCCTTTATTGGAATAATGAGACAGCATCACTTTAAAAAGCCCAAATGAGTCAAAATCATTTTGAAGACGAGGGGGAACCACAGGAAATCTTGCTTTATGAAGCAGCCTTGAAGGATGCTTTTATATCAAATTAGTTTGACAGTACATATCatacaattaaattataaaaacatcagTATAATGAATCAAAAGAATTGCACTCAATTGTGTTTTGTGCGGTTATAAAAGTATATATCATCACCAGTTACTGGTTCCGTATGAATGTATGCAGAACATATATCAGAGCGCTGTACACTCTCAGGTTCTTGGATATTCTTCTTGTATTCTGAACCTTTGTGCACAATGACAGGAAGAGGATGTCAGAAATAGTGACATGGAGGTGGACACAGGTTTTTCTTGTCCTATTATGGAGTGTCTCAGCGCAGGTCTGTTATTgtaaaggacaaaaaaaaaaaaaaaaaggcactgCAGGCAGCTGACATTGGATTTTACTCACAGATGCAGCGAGGTTCTCTTGCCTTTTAGCAAaattgtgtgcgtgtgtgtgtgtgtgaagcgtATGATTGGTTGCATGCCACAACAAAACTGGAATTGTTTGAGGA is a window encoding:
- the adora1b gene encoding adenosine receptor A1b codes for the protein MPEDLSAAKALYMGMEVVIAVSSVIGNVMVVWAVKINRSLRDTTFCFIVSLALADIAVGALVIPLAITISIGLQTHFYSCLLVACTVLVLTQSSILALLAIAIDRYLRVKIPTSYKRVVTPKRAGIAVFVCWTVAFIVGLTPMLGWNNLHNLQHNNNGSIGPDLIVTCQFENVISMEYMVYFNFFGWVLPPLIFMLIIYSEIFYMIHKQLNKKVSSHSEPNKYYDKELKLAKSLALVLFLFAVSWLPLHIMNCITLFCPKCEKPMFLIYIAILLTHGNSAVNPIIYAFRIKKFRTAFQRIWKQYFCCKEAPPPESQLSERLDHNHYIAAAAAVAAPEPALEHNV